A region of Peromyscus eremicus chromosome 17, PerEre_H2_v1, whole genome shotgun sequence DNA encodes the following proteins:
- the Ccdc194 gene encoding coiled-coil domain-containing protein 194, with product MAEPGPEPGRAWRLLALCGAAVFLAAAAAGGALVAWNLAASTARGPRCPEPEQVNATVWPPDSAPEVEELRRRLAEAEQRRESLAGELQRAEGDRRELEAALKACKDRQSRLQTQLKTLKIEVDEAKVRGAQMGLENGELIEALERWEAAATESKQQLAEALQRAGAAEADGEACVGREVALRERNSALEAELRNLRRGPRPRPRSGSRSKPSIRSHPRSGPTKGCRRPPRDPQ from the exons ATGGCAGAGCCGGGCCCGGAGCCGGGACGCGCGTGGCGACTGCTGGCCCTGTGCGGGGCTGCGGTGTTTCTGGCGGCAGCCGCGGCCGGAGGGGCACTGGTGGCCTGGAACCTAGCGGCCTCGACGGCCCGGGGCCCCCGCTGCCCTGAGCCCGAGCAGGTGAACGCCACGGTGTGGCCCCCAGACTCGGCGCCCGAGGTCGAAGAACTTCGGCGGCGGCTGGCCGAGGCTGAGCAGCGCCGGGAGAGCCTGGCCGGGGAGCTGCAGCGCGCCGAGGGCGACAGGAGGGAGCTGGAGGCGGCGCTCAAAGCCTGCAAGGACCGCCAG AGCCGGCTTCAGACCCAGCTGAAGACCCTGAAGATTGAGGTGGATGAGGCCAAAGTCCGAGGCGCGCAGATGGGCCTGGAGAACGGGGAACTGATAG AAGCCCTGGAGCGCTGGGAGGCGGCAGCCACGGAGTCCAAGCAACAGCTGGCAGAGGCGCTGCAGCGCGCAGGCGCAGCAGAGGCAGACGGCGAAGCTTGCGTTGGCCGCGAGGTGGCGCTGAGGGAGCGCAA TTCCGCCCTGGAGGCCGAGCTCCGCAACCTGCGCAGAGGACCGCGCCCCCGCCCCCGCTCAGGATCCAGGTCCAAACCCAGCATCCGCTCCCACCCGAGGTCTGGACCCACTAAGGGCTGCCGGAGGCCACCTCGTGACCCCCAGTAG
- the Bst2 gene encoding bone marrow stromal antigen 2, producing the protein MAPTFYHYPQVPMDEKWQEQGRGLRPRCLVAAALVVLFQAALVTLLIYFAVRANSEACRDGLRAQDECRNTTHLLQRQLTRAQDGLLQAETQANTCNRTVVTLQDSLEKHVSQVREQQARIQELESKVVTLNQELEKLRTAEEASRTSQKNSASSVVVSSLLMLAVLLTLLF; encoded by the exons ATGGCACCCACTTTCTACCACTACCCGCAGGTGCCCATGGACGAGAAATGGCAGGAGCAGGGCCGGGGCCTGCGCCCGCGGTGCCTGGTGGCCGCGGCCTTGGTGGTCCTCTTCCAGGCGGCCTTGGTCACCCTGCTGATCTACTTCGCCGTCAGGGCGAACAGCGAGGCCTGCAGGGACGGGCTGCGGGCGCAGGATGAGTGCCGCAACACCACGCACCTGCTGCAGCGCCAGCTCACCCGCGCCCAGGACGGCCTGCTGCAGGCGGAGACGCAGGCAAACACCTGCAACCGCACCGTG GTGACCCTTCAGGATTCCCTGGAGAAGCATGTGTCTCAGGTCCGGGAGCAGCAGGCCCGCATCCAGGAGCTTGAGA GCAAGGTCGTGACGTTGAACCAGGAGCTGGAGAAGCTGAG GACCGCCGAGGAAGCTTCTAGAACATCGCAGAAGAACTCTGCCAGCTCCGTGGTGGTCTCCAGCCTACTGATGCTCGCAGTGCTGCTGACCCTGCTCTTTTGA